From the genome of Kaistella daneshvariae, one region includes:
- a CDS encoding tyrosine-type recombinase/integrase produces the protein MVERFLDFIAVERRYSPHTLTSYRKDLADFTDFLLKTEAHQDTTKVDKKIIRNFMSELSSAGIAKRSINRKLSTLRSYYLFLLKVGEIEVSPLESIQSLKFYAEKQIPFSEEEMRTLETLKKAPKDGEFLKELIIETLYQTGMRRAELTSLLLNDVDFSKNEIKVIGKGNKSRIIPVSVKLLANFKKYLTIRKPLTESEMYFFVGKKGKKLNDKFVYSAVNSYLSQVSLKAKKSPHILRHSFATHVLDNGAEISKVKKLMGHSSLASTQVYTNANIEQLKKCLTALIRERKKI, from the coding sequence ATGGTTGAACGATTTTTGGACTTTATTGCAGTGGAACGGCGCTACTCGCCACATACGCTCACCAGCTACCGGAAAGATCTTGCTGATTTTACGGACTTTCTGCTGAAAACCGAAGCGCATCAGGATACCACGAAAGTTGATAAAAAAATCATCCGCAATTTTATGTCGGAATTAAGTTCCGCAGGAATTGCAAAACGCAGCATCAACCGGAAGCTTTCTACGCTTCGGAGCTATTATCTTTTCCTTTTGAAAGTGGGTGAAATTGAAGTTTCACCGCTGGAAAGCATTCAATCACTAAAATTTTACGCTGAAAAACAGATTCCTTTTTCTGAGGAGGAAATGCGCACGCTGGAAACTTTGAAAAAAGCACCAAAAGACGGCGAATTTTTGAAGGAGCTCATCATCGAAACGCTTTACCAAACCGGTATGCGTCGCGCGGAACTAACTTCGCTTTTATTAAATGATGTTGATTTCAGCAAAAACGAAATTAAGGTCATTGGAAAGGGGAATAAATCGCGCATCATTCCGGTATCCGTAAAACTCTTGGCAAATTTTAAGAAATATTTAACCATCAGGAAACCCTTGACGGAGAGCGAGATGTATTTCTTCGTGGGTAAAAAGGGCAAAAAACTAAATGACAAGTTTGTCTATTCTGCCGTTAATTCCTACCTTAGTCAGGTGTCATTAAAAGCGAAAAAAAGCCCCCACATCCTGCGACATAGTTTTGCAACACATGTTTTGGATAACGGCGCGGAGATTTCGAAGGTGAAAAAATTAATGGGACACTCGTCATTGGCTTCCACCCAGGTGTATACCAATGCGAATATTGAGCAATTAAAAAAGTGTTTAACAGCGCTCATCCGCGAGCGAAAAAAAATCTAG
- the rpsU gene encoding 30S ribosomal protein S21: MLIIPVKDGESIDRALKKYKRKFDKTGTIRALRSRQQFNKPSVVNRQAKLKAAHKQRNISRDEQA, from the coding sequence ATGTTAATAATCCCGGTAAAAGATGGTGAATCCATCGACAGAGCGTTAAAAAAATACAAAAGAAAATTCGACAAAACAGGAACTATCAGAGCTCTTAGAAGTCGTCAACAATTCAACAAACCTTCTGTTGTAAACAGACAGGCGAAATTGAAAGCAGCCCACAAGCAGAGAAATATTAGCCGCGACGAGCAGGCTTAA
- a CDS encoding UvrD-helicase domain-containing protein, producing the protein MNPDYKVIYASAGSGKTYALVQNLLAICLKYPAQAEKIQNILALTFTNKAANEMKHRIISWLKDFSAENYADNEDLKNIQLKLEKDGFKITLDDLHLRSKKMLDYVLHHYSTLNIGTIDKFNAKLVRSFSQELGLAQNFALEINAEPFLIEAVDKMLEDIGQENNISHAFMDFVNYSLDNNDRLNLNQTLYKSAKEYVQDKHYFQLKQNKDFDWDLYEKSKKKLRENIRELRQESEEIAQNALNLLREKDLEIEDFASGANGIGGFFQKYLRNKAPKVYPTLEAEEKCVQSILKGASGKGKHKQAEILEILDFLLFERQKIIANHVQIEKKTKILEALLPLKVNKDIQDKLAEIELENDLVLLSKFNIMIHENLREEPTAFIYEKIGTKFSHYFFDEFQDTSFLQWQNLIPLRDHANSQENMSFTLVGDPKQSIYRFRGGDSQLMLDIINNSDNSVPAATVENLEYNYRSAKNIVDFNNQLYQYMSQFTEPEHQNIFGPGSQQIAKSSVEGRVRINMLENTGNKATDYEAVSELMKNDIQMCLDQGFRFSDITILCRGNFDIFSYSQHLGNLKVIYNSEEVFIKTISESGLTLNLSVTLLALTEFLRWHENPKNLQFAVKMLYYLNVLGRIKIEDFTREMTEILAFGKKEKIEQFISEKFNLNLSADGLLQLNLYNFIEHFLKEFSVEGKETDFLFNYLEMLYAYSQNAGSTLKEFLKFWDEEAQKTTIQASENVDAVQIMTIHKSKGLEFPVVLLPMRNKAPSKKSSYWFDTNTEEKLSSVNVKLFSEDLVIYDEEISAFNAKNSYQQKIDDFCLQYVATTRAAEQLFLYVEKGGKNSNYLEIFDFLKDEIPRNEMLEEQTSFDFYPISETTLRKHKTAKKEQFITQPISFRNKEEKNPNAIKIATPSKNYQNRIEKVRTGIFTHEILAKINSENDVEKTLEAYLLEGTITSEEKAEIAERIYKIIKNPDYVRYFLPEQVVINEKDIMLSAEGKSKIYRPDRLISTKNGFIIIDFKTGDVQEKHQKQIDEYRTVLEILGHQVDETAIIYV; encoded by the coding sequence ATGAATCCCGATTATAAAGTTATTTACGCCTCCGCAGGCTCCGGAAAAACCTACGCGCTGGTACAGAATCTTCTTGCTATATGCTTAAAATATCCCGCGCAGGCCGAAAAAATCCAGAATATTCTCGCGCTGACTTTTACCAACAAAGCAGCCAATGAAATGAAGCACCGTATCATCAGCTGGTTAAAAGATTTTTCAGCGGAAAATTATGCGGATAATGAAGATTTAAAAAATATCCAGCTAAAACTCGAAAAAGACGGTTTTAAAATCACCTTAGATGACCTTCACCTGCGTTCCAAAAAAATGCTGGATTATGTCCTTCACCACTACTCCACTTTAAACATCGGGACGATTGATAAATTCAACGCGAAGCTCGTACGCAGTTTTTCTCAGGAATTGGGACTTGCGCAAAACTTTGCTTTGGAAATTAATGCCGAACCTTTTTTGATTGAAGCAGTTGATAAAATGCTGGAAGACATCGGCCAGGAAAATAATATTTCGCACGCCTTTATGGATTTTGTGAATTATTCGCTCGATAATAACGACCGTTTGAACCTGAACCAAACGCTTTATAAATCGGCGAAGGAATATGTACAGGACAAACATTATTTTCAGCTGAAACAAAACAAAGATTTCGATTGGGATTTGTATGAAAAATCCAAAAAGAAACTTCGGGAAAACATCCGCGAATTGCGGCAAGAATCTGAGGAAATCGCGCAAAACGCGCTCAACTTGTTGAGAGAAAAAGATCTGGAAATCGAGGATTTTGCGAGCGGCGCGAATGGCATCGGTGGTTTTTTTCAGAAGTATTTGAGGAATAAAGCACCAAAAGTTTATCCCACTTTAGAAGCTGAAGAAAAATGCGTGCAAAGCATTTTAAAAGGCGCGTCCGGAAAAGGCAAACATAAGCAGGCGGAAATTTTGGAAATTCTTGATTTTTTGCTCTTTGAGCGGCAAAAAATAATTGCCAATCATGTTCAAATCGAGAAAAAAACCAAAATTTTAGAAGCACTTTTGCCGTTGAAAGTAAACAAAGATATTCAGGATAAACTCGCGGAAATTGAGCTTGAAAATGATTTGGTGCTGCTTTCCAAATTCAATATCATGATTCACGAAAATCTTCGTGAAGAACCAACGGCATTTATTTATGAAAAAATCGGGACGAAATTCAGTCATTATTTCTTCGATGAATTTCAGGACACTTCTTTCCTGCAATGGCAAAATTTGATTCCGCTGCGCGACCACGCAAATTCTCAGGAAAATATGAGTTTTACGCTGGTGGGCGATCCGAAACAAAGTATTTATCGTTTTCGCGGCGGCGATTCTCAACTGATGCTGGATATCATCAATAATTCCGACAACTCCGTTCCTGCGGCGACGGTAGAAAACCTGGAATACAATTACCGCAGCGCAAAAAACATCGTTGATTTCAACAATCAGCTTTACCAGTACATGTCGCAGTTTACAGAGCCGGAACACCAGAATATTTTCGGGCCGGGTTCGCAGCAAATCGCAAAATCTTCCGTAGAAGGCCGCGTGCGCATCAATATGTTGGAAAATACCGGAAACAAAGCCACCGATTATGAAGCGGTTTCAGAATTGATGAAAAACGACATTCAAATGTGTTTGGACCAGGGTTTTCGGTTTTCGGATATTACCATTTTATGTCGCGGAAATTTCGATATTTTTAGCTATTCGCAACATCTCGGAAATCTGAAAGTGATTTACAATAGTGAAGAAGTTTTTATCAAAACCATTTCAGAATCTGGTTTAACCTTAAATCTTTCGGTCACGCTATTGGCTTTAACCGAATTTCTGCGCTGGCACGAAAATCCAAAAAACCTGCAGTTTGCCGTCAAAATGTTGTACTACCTCAATGTTTTGGGCAGAATTAAAATCGAAGATTTTACCCGCGAAATGACCGAAATTTTGGCTTTTGGCAAAAAAGAAAAAATTGAGCAGTTTATCTCGGAAAAATTCAACCTCAACCTAAGCGCTGATGGATTATTGCAGCTTAATCTTTATAATTTCATCGAACATTTTTTAAAGGAATTTTCGGTGGAAGGAAAAGAAACCGATTTCCTTTTCAACTATTTGGAAATGTTGTACGCCTACTCTCAAAATGCCGGTTCTACGCTGAAGGAATTTTTAAAATTTTGGGATGAAGAAGCGCAAAAAACTACGATTCAAGCATCCGAAAATGTAGACGCCGTGCAAATTATGACCATTCACAAATCGAAAGGTCTGGAATTTCCTGTGGTACTGCTACCGATGCGCAACAAAGCACCGAGCAAAAAAAGCAGTTACTGGTTTGATACCAATACCGAAGAAAAGCTGTCTTCGGTGAACGTAAAATTATTTTCTGAAGATTTGGTGATTTATGACGAAGAAATTTCCGCCTTTAACGCTAAAAATTCTTATCAGCAAAAAATTGACGATTTCTGTCTGCAATATGTGGCGACGACGCGCGCTGCGGAGCAGCTTTTTCTGTATGTAGAAAAAGGTGGAAAAAACTCCAATTACCTTGAAATTTTTGATTTTTTAAAAGATGAAATTCCGAGAAATGAAATGTTGGAAGAACAAACGTCCTTTGATTTTTATCCCATTTCTGAAACCACTTTGCGAAAGCACAAAACCGCAAAAAAAGAGCAGTTTATAACGCAGCCGATCAGTTTCCGAAATAAAGAGGAAAAAAATCCAAACGCGATAAAAATTGCAACGCCGTCCAAAAATTATCAGAACAGAATTGAAAAAGTACGGACCGGAATTTTTACCCACGAAATTTTAGCAAAAATAAATTCTGAAAACGACGTTGAAAAAACGCTGGAAGCTTACCTCTTAGAGGGAACAATTACCAGCGAAGAAAAAGCGGAAATCGCGGAACGGATTTATAAAATCATAAAAAACCCCGATTATGTCCGGTATTTTTTGCCGGAGCAAGTGGTAATAAACGAAAAAGACATCATGCTTTCGGCCGAAGGAAAATCGAAAATTTACCGCCCGGACCGGCTGATTTCTACCAAAAACGGTTTTATTATCATCGATTTTAAAACCGGCGATGTGCAGGAAAAACATCAAAAACAAATCGACGAATACCGCACCGTGCTGGAAATTTTAGGTCATCAGGTCGATGAAACCGCAATTATTTATGTTTAA
- a CDS encoding DUF3857 domain-containing protein encodes MDLQKTKSDIDADAPAEILYRSIHFIVDYDGSLKQEIVSRVKIYNKENAGDYLDYEIPVYNNGKGDAEKLSDLKVVTYNWENDKITPTKITRDEKFKSKEDKNYTITKFAFANVKSGSIVEYSYTIFSPFLSSTPRILIEAEIPTRYVEFVFDHAVPVGYSINYKGSIAPKHRDAGHKTLYGNQFQTHRFAYEDLPAFKDEQYVLNNDNYKTGIRAELNSTMINNIFKSYSISWNDIQKRLYDHDDFGMQLKKDNLIKNLLPGEITSIPGNVEKAAAILKFVQKNYTWNKEDEAFTDKGIKNLITTKIGNTAEINLLLTMLLKSQGLNADPVVLSTIKRGKLTTYNPSITQLNFVLASFADNGKVYLLDGTSKLTEVNMISPRALNESGIVMSKDDAKLINVLYPEVSKSIYSVDAKLNPNGTVEGKFSDRDTKLYAMIANENFTDDEKSFAKSYQDSYRFPFTNLKHQLHENNDFETTFDFSADTFVDHIGNKMVFNPLLFLYSKNHNYNQTEPRRSAIEFYSAFDNVKKVTITLPDGYKFENVPKSKKIRTEDNAVQYTYLVTQNDNKLTIETTVQIDDSSFPADYYPFFKQIYDNVTKLEAQVVTAVKK; translated from the coding sequence GTGGATCTACAAAAAACAAAATCCGATATTGATGCCGATGCGCCGGCGGAAATTCTGTACCGATCCATCCATTTTATTGTGGATTATGACGGAAGTCTGAAGCAGGAAATCGTAAGCCGCGTTAAAATTTACAATAAAGAAAACGCCGGCGATTATCTGGATTACGAAATCCCGGTTTACAACAACGGAAAAGGCGATGCTGAAAAGCTGAGCGACCTGAAGGTAGTGACTTACAACTGGGAGAATGACAAAATAACCCCGACTAAAATCACCCGTGACGAAAAATTTAAGTCCAAAGAAGATAAGAATTACACCATCACCAAGTTTGCCTTTGCGAACGTGAAAAGCGGTTCTATCGTTGAATATTCTTACACGATTTTTAGCCCGTTTCTTTCTTCAACACCAAGGATCTTAATTGAAGCTGAAATCCCGACCCGTTATGTAGAATTCGTTTTCGACCACGCGGTTCCGGTTGGATATTCCATTAATTATAAAGGAAGCATTGCGCCTAAACATCGTGATGCCGGCCACAAAACGCTTTATGGAAACCAGTTCCAGACGCACCGTTTTGCCTATGAAGATCTTCCGGCTTTTAAAGATGAGCAATATGTTTTGAATAACGACAATTACAAAACAGGAATTAGAGCCGAGCTGAATTCCACGATGATCAATAACATATTCAAGTCGTATTCAATTTCCTGGAATGATATTCAAAAACGCCTTTATGACCATGATGATTTCGGTATGCAGCTGAAAAAAGATAACCTTATTAAAAACCTGTTGCCTGGAGAAATTACATCAATACCTGGCAATGTGGAGAAAGCTGCTGCGATTCTTAAGTTCGTTCAGAAAAATTACACCTGGAACAAAGAAGACGAAGCGTTTACCGACAAAGGAATCAAAAATTTAATCACCACAAAAATTGGTAATACGGCAGAAATTAATCTGCTACTCACCATGCTTCTGAAAAGCCAGGGCTTAAACGCAGATCCTGTGGTGCTTTCTACCATAAAGCGCGGAAAACTTACCACTTACAACCCGTCCATTACCCAACTTAATTTCGTTTTAGCATCATTTGCGGATAACGGGAAAGTCTACCTTTTAGATGGAACTTCCAAGTTGACAGAAGTGAACATGATTTCGCCACGTGCGCTAAATGAGTCGGGCATCGTCATGTCTAAAGACGATGCGAAACTAATCAACGTGCTTTACCCCGAAGTGAGCAAATCCATTTATTCAGTTGATGCTAAATTAAATCCCAACGGTACGGTTGAAGGCAAGTTCTCGGATCGCGACACCAAGTTATACGCAATGATCGCCAATGAAAACTTTACTGATGACGAAAAATCGTTTGCGAAAAGCTATCAGGATTCATACAGATTTCCGTTTACGAATTTAAAACATCAATTACATGAAAATAACGATTTCGAAACCACTTTCGATTTTTCGGCGGACACTTTTGTGGATCATATCGGAAATAAAATGGTGTTTAACCCGCTTTTATTTCTCTATTCCAAAAATCATAATTATAACCAAACTGAGCCTCGAAGATCAGCAATTGAATTTTATTCCGCTTTCGACAACGTAAAAAAAGTAACCATTACGCTTCCGGATGGATATAAATTTGAAAATGTGCCTAAATCCAAGAAAATCCGCACAGAGGACAATGCAGTACAATACACTTATCTTGTAACGCAAAATGATAATAAACTGACCATTGAAACTACAGTGCAGATTGATGATTCCAGCTTCCCTGCAGATTATTATCCGTTTTTCAAGCAGATTTACGACAACGTAACCAAACTTGAAGCGCAGGTAGTTACCGCCGTGAAAAAATAA
- a CDS encoding transglutaminase-like domain-containing protein — protein sequence MNKFYLLFCAFFSVFSSAQDYAAASIPQNLLQNANAVIRENSEDYVLKSVNEMTIKKSRAVTILSAAGEAFSTITIPYNPTTKISNIKVEMFDENGKLSKTYSKKDFSDYTNNPSAGLYTDDRILVLRTVSSKYPFTLKTSYETNTSNTIYLSNFTPVSTYHLAVEKSNFSVTNLSGIAIRTKINDKALAKVSERKEGNVWKYFYQNIVALAPEDLSPSLDYLLPDVEFSPEKFTLEGKQGNLSDWNSFGKWYFNDLITPVSQITPEIKAEVAALNLSGTTSEKVKTLYQYMQNKTRYVLISMGIGGWQPMPAAEVGKKGYGDCKALTNYMRTLLTAAGIPSYYSVIYSDDSVISFDKDFPKLSGNHVILMVPTEKDAIWLENTSQSVAYNHLNYSSYNRNVLAVDENGIKIIDTPVYKPEQSKELMVAKVQLAEDGSITSAANFQFTGGQYDTNLSLLSLKSDEVKEAMKSRHFNLQIDQVAVQNLTNNRDDAKISYDLNLNAKSFAKKLGDDLFFPAMPFYPTVSFTTNTERVLPFETAFPFQDDYEIEFSAPAGYKFADLPPASDFSTEFGSYSLSYKMAGEKLLVRRILTIKKGIYPKEKFKDYVDFRKKTAIKDNTKILISKV from the coding sequence ATGAATAAATTTTACCTGCTGTTTTGTGCTTTTTTTTCAGTTTTCAGTAGTGCACAGGATTACGCTGCTGCATCGATTCCACAAAACCTTCTTCAGAACGCAAATGCCGTCATCAGGGAGAACTCCGAAGATTACGTGCTGAAATCCGTAAACGAGATGACCATTAAGAAAAGTCGGGCTGTAACCATACTCAGTGCCGCCGGCGAGGCTTTTTCAACTATAACTATTCCTTACAATCCCACAACTAAAATTAGTAATATTAAGGTTGAAATGTTTGATGAGAATGGCAAACTCAGCAAAACCTATTCGAAAAAAGATTTTTCAGATTATACCAACAATCCAAGCGCGGGTTTATACACCGACGACCGTATTTTGGTTCTGCGGACCGTTTCATCGAAATATCCTTTTACTTTAAAAACCTCGTACGAGACCAATACCTCCAACACGATTTACTTAAGCAACTTCACGCCAGTAAGCACCTATCATTTGGCTGTGGAGAAAAGTAATTTCAGTGTTACCAATCTGTCGGGAATTGCCATCAGAACCAAAATTAATGATAAAGCTTTAGCCAAAGTTTCCGAAAGGAAAGAAGGTAACGTGTGGAAATACTTTTATCAAAACATCGTTGCGCTTGCGCCCGAGGACTTGTCGCCCAGTTTAGATTATTTGCTTCCCGATGTGGAGTTTTCACCGGAAAAATTCACCTTAGAAGGTAAACAGGGCAATTTAAGCGATTGGAACAGCTTCGGAAAATGGTATTTTAATGATTTAATAACTCCTGTTTCCCAAATTACTCCTGAAATTAAAGCAGAAGTTGCTGCGCTGAATTTGTCCGGCACCACTTCGGAAAAAGTGAAAACTTTATACCAGTACATGCAGAACAAAACCCGCTATGTGCTGATTTCCATGGGAATCGGAGGCTGGCAACCAATGCCTGCAGCAGAGGTTGGCAAAAAAGGCTACGGCGATTGTAAGGCACTTACCAATTATATGCGAACCTTGCTTACTGCGGCAGGAATCCCGTCTTATTACTCGGTTATTTACAGCGACGATTCGGTAATCAGCTTTGATAAAGATTTTCCAAAATTATCCGGTAACCATGTGATATTAATGGTTCCCACCGAAAAAGATGCAATTTGGCTGGAGAATACTTCGCAAAGCGTGGCTTACAATCACCTTAATTATTCATCTTATAATCGAAATGTTCTGGCAGTAGATGAAAACGGAATTAAAATTATCGACACGCCGGTTTACAAACCCGAACAGAGTAAAGAACTGATGGTTGCGAAAGTACAGCTGGCCGAAGACGGTTCCATAACTTCAGCCGCCAACTTTCAGTTTACCGGCGGACAATATGATACTAACCTGAGTTTGCTCAGCTTAAAATCCGACGAAGTGAAGGAAGCGATGAAAAGCAGACATTTCAATTTGCAGATTGATCAAGTTGCCGTGCAAAACCTCACCAACAACCGCGACGATGCGAAAATCAGCTATGATCTGAACCTGAATGCGAAGAGCTTTGCTAAAAAATTGGGCGATGATTTATTTTTCCCTGCCATGCCTTTCTATCCAACAGTTTCTTTCACCACCAATACCGAAAGAGTACTTCCGTTTGAAACTGCATTTCCTTTTCAGGACGATTATGAAATAGAATTTTCAGCGCCTGCAGGCTATAAATTTGCAGATTTGCCGCCGGCATCTGATTTTTCCACCGAGTTTGGTTCGTATTCGCTGTCTTATAAGATGGCAGGCGAAAAACTGCTGGTTCGAAGAATTTTAACCATTAAAAAAGGTATTTATCCGAAAGAGAAATTTAAAGATTACGTAGACTTCCGGAAAAAAACCGCAATTAAAGACAATACCAAAATTTTAATTTCCAAAGTATGA
- a CDS encoding ferritin, translated as MISMKVAELLNQQITNEQFAAQYYLAMSAWFYARDLDGIGNYFRVQSKEELMHADKIFDYLNDVGAPIEMGTIEKPPHEFGNAIEIFEKAFAHEKLVTKSIFNILKSANDEGDFATVTFLQWFVTEQIEEEAKASQLVSKIKMVSENPSALYLFDQELAQRTFQPEAGN; from the coding sequence ATGATAAGTATGAAGGTCGCTGAGCTTTTAAATCAGCAAATTACAAATGAACAGTTTGCCGCCCAATATTACCTCGCGATGTCCGCTTGGTTCTACGCGCGGGATTTAGACGGCATCGGCAATTATTTCCGTGTGCAAAGCAAAGAGGAACTGATGCACGCCGACAAAATTTTTGATTACCTGAACGACGTAGGTGCGCCCATCGAAATGGGAACTATTGAGAAACCACCGCACGAATTTGGTAACGCGATCGAGATTTTCGAGAAAGCTTTTGCGCATGAAAAACTGGTTACAAAAAGCATTTTTAATATTCTTAAAAGCGCAAACGATGAAGGCGATTTTGCTACGGTAACATTTCTACAATGGTTTGTAACGGAGCAAATTGAAGAAGAAGCCAAGGCTTCACAGCTTGTTTCCAAGATTAAAATGGTTTCCGAAAACCCTTCGGCGCTTTATCTTTTCGATCAGGAACTCGCACAACGCACTTTTCAGCCGGAAGCGGGGAATTAA